CCTGATATCGCTCTTCAGGACTGTTTTTTATTCTTGAAAGAAATAGTTTTTCAATGTATAGAAGTCGTTGAATAAGCTGTTCTTCTATGTTTTGCTTGATTAATAATGAGTTTTCAATGATCTTAAAATAATCTGTTTTGGTGAGGGTGTGTACAATGGATGGTTCCAGGCTTTCGATCGAATAGAGGCTTGGTTGATCGTACCGGAAACTCTCAGCAGACGAAATACCTTCATTCTCAAAGAAAAATTGAAAAGTAATATCCTTACCATCATTATTGAAAGAAAGCCGAAAGCAACCTTTTTCTATGAAATAAATTTTCCTGGCTACGTCTCCTTCTTTGAGCAAAACCGTCCTTGCCGGAACCTCTTCCCGTGTGAACAAATGGCTGAATTTTTGCCATTCCAGCTGTATACTCGTCATTTGGCTACTCATTGATTTATTCCCGTATTGGTTAAGTGGAAGTTTTCGGTGAAACCCGTTTTAGCCCGCTTTCAAGCCTCATTTTTACCATTTTGCCGTACCCGTCATCTTTGAGATAATCACTAAATGTTAAGCCTTGTTGATAGTGTTCAGTGGCAGCTTCGAAGTTAGACAAGTCTTCATGGCATTTACCAAGATTCAAATACAAAGAAGGATATGCGGCCTTAAGATATTCTTTATCCACGCTCAATGCTTCCGTCAAAGCGATTTGATCCCACTTTAGCTTTTCCAAAGCGCTGGGCTGTATCCGGGCAACGTAGTGAGCGGCGATGAATCGTTCTTCATTATTGGTTGCCGCTTCCCACGCCATTAGATAATATAAACCAGCCTTTTCAGGCTCACCTTCAAATGTTATTCCCTCCGCGCATAGCTTTACAACATGGTTTTCCGGATCAAAGAACATAAAGAATGCGAATAAATGGTTTTGGACAAACAGTTATTTGAAGCAGGGCAGTGATCTAAGGTAGAA
This Dyadobacter sp. UC 10 DNA region includes the following protein-coding sequences:
- a CDS encoding Crp/Fnr family transcriptional regulator; its protein translation is MTSIQLEWQKFSHLFTREEVPARTVLLKEGDVARKIYFIEKGCFRLSFNNDGKDITFQFFFENEGISSAESFRYDQPSLYSIESLEPSIVHTLTKTDYFKIIENSLLIKQNIEEQLIQRLLYIEKLFLSRIKNSPEERYQELLEQYPQILQRVPQHYIASFLGITPVSLSRIRNRR
- a CDS encoding rRNA adenine methyltransferase, whose product is MFFDPENHVVKLCAEGITFEGEPEKAGLYYLMAWEAATNNEERFIAAHYVARIQPSALEKLKWDQIALTEALSVDKEYLKAAYPSLYLNLGKCHEDLSNFEAATEHYQQGLTFSDYLKDDGYGKMVKMRLESGLKRVSPKTST